The genome window ACCTGAACTTTACCACGGGTTACTGTAACTTCAATATTATCAGAAGAATTTTTTGCATTAATATTAAAAGCAGTTCCTAAAACCTTAGTTTGAATTTTGCCTGTATGTACAATAAAAGGTTTCTCTTTGTTGTGTTTAATATCAAAAAAAGCTTCTCCAGTCAGCGTAACTTCACGAGTTTTGCTATTAAAAGAATTCTGATCGTATTTTAAACTACTGTTGTCATTCAGCAAAACTGTACTGCCATCAGGAAGATGAACCAATTGTTTACCCCTAAAATCAATTAACGTATTTTCTACGATTGCAGCAGGTTTGATTTCAGGAGCAGAAATTGAAGTTTTTTGTTTGAAAAAAAATGAATTTCCCACAGCGATAAGTAAAACGATACTGGCAGCGGCAAATAGAGATCGTAATATTGTTCTTCTTCTTCTGCCCGGATTCAATTTCACAACTTTAGATTCGCTTTCCGGTTTAGATAAGATATAGTTAAGGATATCATCTCCTTGCATTTTATCCATTACTTCTGTAACATAATCTCTTTTCAGCATATCATGAATTTTTTCTTTCAGAAAATCATCATGCGTGCCCCGCTGAATTATTTCCATCATTTGCAGTTGCTCTGCATCAGATAGGTTATTCTGCAGATAGCCTTCAAATAACTCTTCGAAATTTTTTTGCTGCATTTGTTTCGTTAATTAAATTAGTACTTGTTCGTAAATTATGTTTTTTTTTTTTTTAAGTCCTTCCAATTTTAGAGGGGCAGGCATGTTTTTAATGCCCCTTTTATATAAAGACCATTAAAAAAGAGGGGGGGAGTAGTGAGAAGTGAAAAAAATGCAGAAAAAAATGTAAAAAACAACCAATAGGGCTTTTTTGAAAGAAAAAACTTTAGACTATATTTTGAAAAATAAAGGGATTGTCATGAATATATTCATGTACGGAGAAATTTTAAGACGTACAAATTTCAGAGCCTGAGCCATGTGTTTTTTTACCGTCTCTGTTGAGATTCCCAAATGTTCACCAATTTTTTGATGACTTAATCCGTCCCATTTAGCCATTTTATAGACTTTTTGCTGCTGTGGAGGAAGCTGTTCTACAATCTGATTTAAGATCGTATTGTATTGTTCGTCTTTAATATTATTATCAGTATCGATAAAACTATTTTCGTTTGGATTGATTTCAGCAATCATATTTGCTTCTCTGGCAATTTTTTTAATAGAATTAAATAAATGATTGCGAGAAATTATATAGATATAATTTTCGAAATTGTTTATTTCGGTTAAATTTTTGCGGTTCTGCCAGATTTTCAAGAAGATATCCTGAACAGCTTCTTCCGATTGTACTTTTGATTTTGTGATTCTAAAAGCAGTCGAGTACACAATATTTTTGTATTGATTGTAAATATTTGTAAAAGCAAGTTCACTTCCTTGAGATAATTCAAGAAGAATTTTATTCTCGTCAATATTTGAATTTTGAGCCATTTTTTTAATTAAAATCAATACAGCAATATTATTTATTTTTTTTTAAACGAAGATTATTTATCTAGAATACCTCTTTAGAAATATTAATTTAATAGTTTATGAATAAAATATTAAATTATTGTAAAAATTAAGCACCTTATTTTGTGTAACATTTAATGACGGGTTGTAATGGTATTTATAATAGTGTAGGTTAAGTCTTGTTTTTGTTGAGAATTGAGCAGAATATAATAAAAAAAGCATTTTTTTATTGAAGAATATTTATAAAAAGTATAGATTTGTTTCTTTTTCAAGTCCTTCTTTTTTTTAAGAAAATTATCCTAATTTTTAATTTGATTTAATTATGAAAAAGAAGTTATTTATATTATTTAGTTTCTATTGCATTGCAGTTTTTTCGCAGGCAGTAAAAAAACCTTTAGTTTCGTCAATTTCTGTACAAGATCTTAAAACAGATATGTACGAAATGGCTGGAGATCACTTCAATGGACGTGAAGCAGGTACCTTGGACGAATTAAAAGTGTCTGTGTGGCTTGCAGAAAAAGCAAAACAATCTGGAATGTCGCCTGCAGGAGACGATGGAACTTTTTTTCAGTTTTTCGATTTGTACAGACATCAGGTTACCAATTACACCAAGTTTAGAATTGGGCAAAAAGAATTTAAGTTATGGAGCGAAGTCTTGATTGCCGAAACAACAGCCAGCAAAGTTGAGGCTCCATTACTTTATTTAGGAAAAATTTCTGCAGAAGAAATTAGAAAAGTTGATGTAAAAGGAAAAGCGGTCGTTTTAATAGCTTCGAAAGATGGAATTTCGGATGATATTTCACTTTTCGAACGACGTTATCCAGGATTTGTTAAACAGAAATATTATGAAGATTTAGCGTATAGAGGAGCAGCCGCTTTAATTATTATTGCAGATGAATTGGGTGAAAAATCGTGGACGCAGGTTGAACCGCAAATGAAACGCGGCATTTACGGAATCGAAGGCTACCGCGATAAAATACCGGTACCTTCCAGAATGCCTGCTTTTTGGGTTCATAATGATCAGATAGAATTTTTTAAAAATACAAACGATCATTTATCAGCCGAAGTAATTTCAGAAACATATAAGTATCCTTCTGTAAATGTTGTTGGAAAAGTTGAAGGTAAAGATACTGTATTAAAAAAGGAGTTTGTTCTTTTCAGTGGACACCAAGATCATGACGGTGTGCGGCAAAAATACGGTCAAGACTCCATTTACAATGGAGCAGATGATAATGCAAGTACCTGTGTTGCTATGCTGGCTATTGCGCGGGCATTCAAAAAGCAGCCAGCCAAAAGATCTGCTTTATTTGTATTTCACGGTTCCGAAGAGCGCGGATTATTAGGTTCAAGCTGGTATGCATCACATCCTACAGTTCCTGAAAAAGATATTATTGCCGTATTGAATGGTGATATGATTGGAAGAAATGATATCAATCAGGCAGCACTTTTAGGCTCCACGGATCCTCATCAAAATTCTCCTGATTTGGTAAATGCTGCAAAAAAAGCAAATGATGAAGGACCTAAATTTGAACTCGATAAACTTTGGGACAGACCGGAACATCCTGAGTTTTTTTACTTTAGATCCGATCATATTCCTTATGCTCAAAAAGGAATACCAGCAGTTTTTTTTACCAGTGTACTTCATAGTCAATATCATACACCAATGGACGAATCTGAAAATATAGATTTTGCAAAACTGTATAAAATGACTGATTGGATTTACCGAACAGGATGGATTTTATCTAATAATCCCGAAAGGCCTAAATTTTTGTCAGCTAAAAAATCAAAATAGTTGATTTTACCGAAATTTCAGTTTCGAAATGTACCATAAAGAGGGGAGAGGATAAAGCCTGATATGTAAAGGCTAGGGCTGAATACTGACTTATTTATTTACCAAGGCATTTGCTTTTGAAAAATAAGAGCCTGTTTAAATTTTATTTTTGAGATTTATTATTAGATGATTTTTGAGTGAAATTAGGCAGATTTTTATAAAATAGCAGAGCTATTGTATAAAAATTTAACGAAGTTGTAGCCAAAAATAGTCATAAGAGAGCCAATAAATAAAACTTAAACAGGCTCTAAATAGTGATTTGTCATTTTGCAAAACAGTTAAATTAGCCACGGATTCCACGGATAAAACAGACTAGAATGGATTTTTTAATAAATCCGTTAAATCCGTGTTGTCTGTGTGCTGTTTTTTTATACTTTGGGTATATTGAATTTAAAAATTTTTAAAAGCGAATATTCCATTTATTGGTCAGCGTTTGAGAGTTTTGTTGATTTTAAAACAAAACGAAAAAACAGGAATTTCTAAACGTGAGGCTGCTAAATTAGCTATGGTCGATCCAAACAGCGTTCATAAATGGAGAACATTATTATGGATTTGTACGATAAAAAAAATATATGTTGGAGTTTAAGCGATGGAATGAGTACAGATGACCCGAGCGATAGCGAACAGGCGAAGTAAACCACACTTGGAGCTTGGAAATTGGCTGTTAAAAATTGAAATATTGAGCAAGATTTAATTTTCCATTCTGACAGAGGTGTCCAATATGCCAGCAAAAAGTTTGTAAATGTTCTTGAATCCTATAAAAAAATAACCCGAAGTATGAGCCGAAAAGGAAATTGTTGGGATAATGCGGTAGCGGAGAGCTTCTTTAAATCCTTAAAAACTGAATTGATTTATGGAAACAAACTCATTTCTAAAGAACAAATGAAACTAGAAGTCTTTGAATATATTGAGATTTAGTACAACAGAAAAAGAAGACATTCAGCTTTGAATTATGCAACTATTGAAGAATTTAACAATCAAATTAATTATAAAAATGTAACTTAATTTAATGTACAGTTTTTGTTAGCATATCCAGATATTTTATAAATAGTAAACTCATACTCGACATTTTAAACAAAGTAAAATGACATTTTAAACAAAGTCGAAAGAGTAATGCCTATCTAATTTTGCACTATAACTTTTAAATAGTAACAAAATGATACAGAACAATTATCAAGGAGCATTACAAAATTCAATTAATTCAGGATTTAACTCAAAATCAACAGCAAAAGATGTAATCAATGGAATTGACCTTACAGGCAAAATTGCGATCGTAACAGGTGGGCATACCGGAATCGGTTTAGAAACGACCAAAACACTTGCATCAGCTGGAGCAATTGTTATTGTACCAGCAAGAGATACTCAAAAGGCAAAGAAAAATCTGCAAGGTATAGCAAATGTAGAATTAGAATCAATGGATTTAATGGATCCTGAATCAATTGATGCCTTTGCTGAAAAGTTCCTTACATCAGGAAGACCACTTCATTTGCTTATTAACAATGCGGGTATTATGTGGGTACCATTGCGTAGAGATATTCGTGGCTGCGAATCACAATTAGTAACTAATTATCTTGGGCAGTTTCAGTTAACTGCAAAATTATGGTCTGCTCTAAAAAATGCCAATGGAGCAAGAGTGGTAAATGTATCTTCTCTCGGACACCAAATGGCACCATTTAACTTTGATGATCCTAACTTTCTTCAACGTAAATACGAAACCTTGCAGGCTTATGGGCAATCAAAAACTGCAAGTAATTTATTTTCAATTGAATTAGACAATCGTGGAAAAGAGTTTAATGTAAGAACCTATTCCTTGCATCCAGGCTCTATTGGAGGAACAGAACTAGCTAGAGAAGCATCAATAGAAATGTTTCAAAAAATGGGTTTCTTGGATGCGGATGGTAACATTCTACCTGAAATTGCAGCAAATCTAAAAACAATTCCTCAAGGTGCAGCCACTACTGTTTGGTGTGCTACAAGTCCAAAACTTGAAAATATTGGTGGTGTTTATTGTGAAGATGCTGACATTGCTCCATTAGTCAATAATGAAAGTATTGGGATATCAGGAGTAGAACTTTATTCGTTAGATAAATTGAATGCTAAAAAACTATGGAATTTGAGCGAAGAAATGACGGGTGTAGTGTTTCAAATTTAAAATCGATCACCATAAATGATAGAACAGCTGATTCTAATAAAAATTTAGAGTTAGTTGTTCTTTTAAATAATAACAGTTTGACATTTTAAACAATATTCGGCATTTTTTATCTTTGTCTCATAAGGTCTTTCTCAAAAAGACGAATTTAATCAATCGTAGTTATGGAATATCAGGCAAAATATATAACATCAAACATTAAGCTATCCAGTTATGACGATAAACTCTTCAAATCTGACTTGATGTTTGATGACCACATGCTGATTTGGTTTATTTCTGGTGAAACGAAAATAATACAGGCAGACACCACATACTTTTTCAAAACAGGCGATATTTTTTTGATTCCCAGAAATCAAATGGCTACAATAATTAATTATCCTAAAAACGGACAACCTCATAAAACAGTTGTTATGCACTTATCTACAGAACGATTAAAGAAGTTCTATGAAAAAATTGATGTTCGTAACAAAAGTATTCCTGAACAAAAAATATACAGTTTTGATCATCATCCTTTATTAGAAAGCTGTATGTCATCTTTGATCCCTTATTTTGAATTAGAAGGAGAATTTCCAGAAAACATAGCATCATTAAAAATTACAGAAGCCATTAGCATCTTGAGAGAAATTGACAAAAATATTGATACTGTATTAGCAAACTTTGATGAACCTGGTAAAGTCGACCTAATAAATTTTATGGAACGTAATTTTATGTTCAATATGTCAATGGAAAAATTTGGATATATGACTGGTCGAAGTTTATCCACATTCAATAGAGATTTTAAAAAGCATTTTAATACAACACCTCAAAAATGGTTGACTAAAAAAAGACTTGAGTTGGCTTACTATCAATTAACTGATAAAAAGAAAAAACCAACTGAAGTTTATCTGGAAGTTGGTTTTGAAGATTTATCTCATTTTTCATTTGCATTTAAAAATCAATATGGCAGGCCTCCAACACAACTGTATACTAATAATAACTTGTAAATTTTCACATAGCCACATAGCCCGACATACTTTTGGAACGACTGTAACACTTACAAATGGCGTTCCTATCGAAAGTGTGAGCAAAATGCCGGGGCATAAAAAACAGCATTATACTAAAGTTTTGGATAAGAAAGTAAGTGAAGATATGCAGATTCTGAAGGATAAATTTCTTTCAATGTATTATCTGTCAAATGAACCCAAAACAATTAGCAATTAATATCTTTATTAAAAAATTAATATCTAATTTTACTCAAATTAAATTCTTTATTCTTTTGAAAAATGTATTAATAATTGATGATGAAGACAAGTTACGGGGTTTACTATCAAGAATTGTAACATCAGAAGGATTTAATGTAGTTGAAGCTGCTGATTTAAAATCAGGATTCAAGAAGTTAGAGCAGAATGATATTGATGTAGTGCTTTGCGATGTACTGCTTCCTGATGGTAATGGTGTAGATTTTCTTCAAAAAATCAAAGCTGGTTTTCCGCTTACAGAAGTGATTTTACTGACTGCTTATGGCAAAATTTCCGATGGAGTCCAGGCAATGAAAAATGGTGCTTTCGATTATATTGTAAAAGGTGACGATAACGATAAAATTATTCCTCTTTTATACCGGGCAATAGAAAAAGTTCAGCTTCAAAAAAAAGTAAAACTGTTAGAAAAAAGAATTTCGGATAAATATTCTTTTGATCTCATTATTGGCAAATCCAAAGGGATTGAGCAAGTTATTGATTTGGCTAAAAAAGTAGCAAAAACAAATTCAACTATACTTTTGACTGGCGAGACTGGAACAGGAAAAGAAGTTTTTGCACAAGCTATTCACGAAAATAGCCACTCTGCTGGAAAATCATTCGTAGCATTAAATTGCAGTACTTTTAGCAAAGAAATTTTAGAAAGTGAACTCTTCGGACACAAACAAGGAGCTTTTACTGGAGCTTTAAAAGACAAAAAAGGTTTTATTGAAGAAGCAAATGGCGGTACTCTTTTTTTGGACGAAATAGGAGAGATGCCGTTAGAATTACAAGCAAAACTGCTGCGGGTTTTGGAGACGAACGAATACATCCAAATTGGAGATACAATGCCTAAAAAATCCAATTTTCGACTAATAGCAGCTACTAATCGGGATTTAAAATTAGAAAGTGAAGAACATCGTTTTCGATCTGATTTGTATTATAGATTGAATATTTTCGAAATAAATATTCCGCCTTTAAGAGAACGAACAAAGGACATTCCATTATTAACTTATTTTTTCGTTGACAAATTCTCTAATTCGATCAATAAAAAAGCGTTAAAAATTGATGATGATTTTCTTCATAAATTAGAAACCTATCACTGGCCAGGGAATATTCGGGAGCTTAAAAATGTAATTGAAAGAGCGGTTATTTTAAGTAATTCGGATGTTTTAACTTCGGATGCACTGCCTTATGAACTACAGCATCAGTCAGATAAATCGAATAAAACACTTTCGGCATTTTCGATGCAAAGTATAGAAAAACTGCACATTCAAAAAGTTTTGAACTACACCAAAGGAAATAAAGCTGAAACCGCACGTTTACTTGAAATAGGCGTTGCAACACTCTACCGAAAATTAGACGAATACAATATTCAATAATATAATCTTACCATTTTGAGAAAAGCCTATCATTTTGATAGGCTTTTTTTATGCCTTTTTTTGGTACAAACACAACAATGCCTTAAAAAATAAGAGTTTACGATTTTTTATTTTTTATGGAACACATTTTGGCATAAGCGATGAAGAACATAAAAATCATTCTTATGAAAAATCAAGTTAATACTATTTACAAACAGGCAGAACGCTTTGCCGAAATCACAAAAAAGGCAATCATTACTGGGAATATTAATCGGGCAAAAAAATGTTTAGCTGTTGCTGAACAATTATTCAAAACAGGCAGCAATGATACCAAGATTGCCATTACTAATGTATATCTCTTATCAATAGCCACTTTTATGGAAATGAAACATTGCAGAATTTCCAATCTGTTTCCAAAATCATTACAGGATGAGTATATCAGACAAATCCATATTGCAAAAATGTAAATCTAACCTCAATTTTCACACTATGTTAATCACTATCCTTTTACTCGCATTAGCAGTTTTGCTCTTTGCAATTTGTTTTAAATCTGTCGATTTTTTTGAAAAAATATAAATTATGACCACACTATTTATTATCGCACTTATCGTTTTTGGCTATTTGGTTTATGTTTTAATCAAACCCGAAAAATTTTAACTAACTCTATAAAATTAGATTATGAACACAGAATTATTTGGCGTCATCAGTATTTTTATCATTTCTATAATTTTGGCTATTCCAATAGGAAAATATATTGCCAAAGTTTATTTGGGAGATAAAACACTTTTTGACCCCATTTTCAATCCAATTGAAAAATTAATTTTTAAAATCAGTGGTATCAATTCCACCGAAGAAATGAACTGGAAACAACACCTGAAAGCACTTTTGAGTGTCAATATGGCTTGGTTCTTTCTTTGCTTTTTTGTCTTGTTGTTTCAAGGTTCAATGCCTTTAAATCCGGATAATATTCCGTCAATGTCACCCGATTTGGCTTTTAACACAGCCATTTCATTTGTAGTTAACTGCAATTTACAGCATTATTCTGGCGAAAGTGGACTTTCCTATTTAGGTCAGTTGATGTTGATGTTCCTGCAATTCGTTTCGGCCGCTACAGGGATGGCTGCGGCAGCCATGGTTTTTATAGCGATGCGAGAAAGAACCACCGATAAATTAGGTAATTTTTACAATTTTTTCGTAAAAAGCTGTACTCGTATTTTATTGCCCCTTTCTGCTATTGTAGCAGTCGCATTATTATTTAGCGGAACTCCAATGACGTTTAAAGGGAAAGATAAAATTGTCACTTTGCAGGGCGATACTGTCGAAGTTTCCCGTGGTCCAGCGGCGGCATTTATTGGAATTAAACATATTGGTACAAATGGAGGTGGTTTTTTTGGAGTCAATTCAGCTCATCCATTAGAAAATCCTACTTATTTGACCAATGCAATTGAATTGGCTGCACAATTAATTATTCCTTTTGCAATGATTTTTGCTTTAGGCTTTTATCTAAAGAAAAGAAAATTTGCCTACATTATTTTTGGAGTAATGACCCTAGGTTTTTTACTATTGGTCATTCCAACTGTTATAACCGAATTGAATGGAAATCCAGCTATCGAAAAAATGGGAATTGCTCAGACAACTGGTGCTATGGAAGGTAAGGAAGTTCGTTTTGGTCCAGCTATTTCGGGATTTTGGAGTATTGCTACAACAGTAATTTCGACAGGTTCGGTAAACAGTATGCATGATAGTTCAATGCCTATGTCAGGAGCGATGCAATTATTGGCTATGATGGTCAATGCATTTTACGGTGGCTGCGGTGTCGGATGGCTGAACTTTTACATTTTTATCATTTTGGCGGTATTCATCTCGGGTTTAATGGTAGGTCGAACACCTGAATTTTTAGGAAAGAAAATTGAAGCCCGTGAAGTCAAGATTGCCGCTTTTATTGCTATTCTTCATCCCTTATTGATATTATCTGGAACTGCTTTGGCTTCTTATTTTGCTGCTAATGATACAGCGATGGGCTATTGGTTCAGCGGCAATGCAACTGGCTGGCTGAATAATCCTGGCAGTCACGGATTCTCTGAAATGTTATATGAATACACATCAAGTGCGGCCAACAACGGATCTGGTTTTGAAGGCTTGGGTGACAACAATCCGTTTTGGAATATTACAACTGGAATTGTGCTGCTTTTGAGCCGATTCATACCAATCATTGGACCCATTGCAATTGCAGGCATATTAGCCAATAAAAAATATATTCCAGAAAGTGCAGGAACTTTAAAAACAGATACAACTATTTTCGGAATTATGGTTTTTGCTGTAATTGCAATAATAGCTGCACTATCTTTCTTTCCTGCTCTGGCTTTAGGTCCATTAGCAGAATATTTTTCATTAAAATAATTAATCAAGATGACTAAAAATAAATCCAATTCATTATTTGAAAGTAAGCAGGTAAAAGAAGCTTTAGTGCAATCTTTTGTAAAGCTTAATCCTAAAGTAATGTTCAAAAATCCAGTAATGTTTACCGTTGAAATCGGAACTGCTATTATGTTTGTTATGTGCATTGCTATTTTATTTGGCGCACAGGATCAAGGCAGTTTTACGTATAATTTTATTGTATTCTTAATCTTATTAGCTACTCTTTTGTTTGCTAATTTTGCAGAAGCCATTGCAGAAGCAAGAGGAAAAGCACAAGCTGATAGTTTAAGAAAAACCCGTGAAGAAACACCAGCAAAAAAAGTTTTAGAATTAGGCAAAATCTATTCTGATGAAACTGTAATGGTTTCTTCCTCTCAATTGAAAAAAGATGATATGTTTTTCTGTGAAGCAGGTGATGTTATTCCCACAGACGGAGAAATTATTGAAGGGATAGCAACTATTGACGAAAGCGCCATTACGGGAGAGAGCGCACCCGTTATTCGTGAAGCAGGAGGCGATAAAAGTTCTGTAACTGGCGGAACTAAAGTTTTAACCGATAGAATAACTGTTAGAGTTACTACAGAGCCCGGTGAATCATTTTTAGATAAAATGATAGCTTTGGTCGAAGGTGCTTCTCGTCAAAAAACACCAAATGAAATTGCATTGACC of Flavobacterium marginilacus contains these proteins:
- a CDS encoding FecR family protein, whose amino-acid sequence is MQQKNFEELFEGYLQNNLSDAEQLQMMEIIQRGTHDDFLKEKIHDMLKRDYVTEVMDKMQGDDILNYILSKPESESKVVKLNPGRRRRTILRSLFAAASIVLLIAVGNSFFFKQKTSISAPEIKPAAIVENTLIDFRGKQLVHLPDGSTVLLNDNSSLKYDQNSFNSKTREVTLTGEAFFDIKHNKEKPFIVHTGKIQTKVLGTAFNINAKNSSDNIEVTVTRGKVQVGDTKKIYGVITPNQQIKVNKRTFNFEQNNINAAAVTEWKSNYLILDDINMTEAISLISQKYKVSILIQNEKIKNCRITASFLNEENLDHVLKVICSVIETEYHYNKNGSIIMDGKGCE
- a CDS encoding RNA polymerase sigma factor, with product MAQNSNIDENKILLELSQGSELAFTNIYNQYKNIVYSTAFRITKSKVQSEEAVQDIFLKIWQNRKNLTEINNFENYIYIISRNHLFNSIKKIAREANMIAEINPNENSFIDTDNNIKDEQYNTILNQIVEQLPPQQQKVYKMAKWDGLSHQKIGEHLGISTETVKKHMAQALKFVRLKISPYMNIFMTIPLFFKI
- a CDS encoding M28 family metallopeptidase, which produces MKKKLFILFSFYCIAVFSQAVKKPLVSSISVQDLKTDMYEMAGDHFNGREAGTLDELKVSVWLAEKAKQSGMSPAGDDGTFFQFFDLYRHQVTNYTKFRIGQKEFKLWSEVLIAETTASKVEAPLLYLGKISAEEIRKVDVKGKAVVLIASKDGISDDISLFERRYPGFVKQKYYEDLAYRGAAALIIIADELGEKSWTQVEPQMKRGIYGIEGYRDKIPVPSRMPAFWVHNDQIEFFKNTNDHLSAEVISETYKYPSVNVVGKVEGKDTVLKKEFVLFSGHQDHDGVRQKYGQDSIYNGADDNASTCVAMLAIARAFKKQPAKRSALFVFHGSEERGLLGSSWYASHPTVPEKDIIAVLNGDMIGRNDINQAALLGSTDPHQNSPDLVNAAKKANDEGPKFELDKLWDRPEHPEFFYFRSDHIPYAQKGIPAVFFTSVLHSQYHTPMDESENIDFAKLYKMTDWIYRTGWILSNNPERPKFLSAKKSK
- a CDS encoding IS3 family transposase, encoding MSRKGNCWDNAVAESFFKSLKTELIYGNKLISKEQMKLEVFEYIEI
- a CDS encoding SDR family NAD(P)-dependent oxidoreductase; protein product: MIQNNYQGALQNSINSGFNSKSTAKDVINGIDLTGKIAIVTGGHTGIGLETTKTLASAGAIVIVPARDTQKAKKNLQGIANVELESMDLMDPESIDAFAEKFLTSGRPLHLLINNAGIMWVPLRRDIRGCESQLVTNYLGQFQLTAKLWSALKNANGARVVNVSSLGHQMAPFNFDDPNFLQRKYETLQAYGQSKTASNLFSIELDNRGKEFNVRTYSLHPGSIGGTELAREASIEMFQKMGFLDADGNILPEIAANLKTIPQGAATTVWCATSPKLENIGGVYCEDADIAPLVNNESIGISGVELYSLDKLNAKKLWNLSEEMTGVVFQI
- a CDS encoding helix-turn-helix domain-containing protein, with product MEYQAKYITSNIKLSSYDDKLFKSDLMFDDHMLIWFISGETKIIQADTTYFFKTGDIFLIPRNQMATIINYPKNGQPHKTVVMHLSTERLKKFYEKIDVRNKSIPEQKIYSFDHHPLLESCMSSLIPYFELEGEFPENIASLKITEAISILREIDKNIDTVLANFDEPGKVDLINFMERNFMFNMSMEKFGYMTGRSLSTFNRDFKKHFNTTPQKWLTKKRLELAYYQLTDKKKKPTEVYLEVGFEDLSHFSFAFKNQYGRPPTQLYTNNNL
- a CDS encoding sigma-54-dependent transcriptional regulator; this encodes MKNVLIIDDEDKLRGLLSRIVTSEGFNVVEAADLKSGFKKLEQNDIDVVLCDVLLPDGNGVDFLQKIKAGFPLTEVILLTAYGKISDGVQAMKNGAFDYIVKGDDNDKIIPLLYRAIEKVQLQKKVKLLEKRISDKYSFDLIIGKSKGIEQVIDLAKKVAKTNSTILLTGETGTGKEVFAQAIHENSHSAGKSFVALNCSTFSKEILESELFGHKQGAFTGALKDKKGFIEEANGGTLFLDEIGEMPLELQAKLLRVLETNEYIQIGDTMPKKSNFRLIAATNRDLKLESEEHRFRSDLYYRLNIFEINIPPLRERTKDIPLLTYFFVDKFSNSINKKALKIDDDFLHKLETYHWPGNIRELKNVIERAVILSNSDVLTSDALPYELQHQSDKSNKTLSAFSMQSIEKLHIQKVLNYTKGNKAETARLLEIGVATLYRKLDEYNIQ
- a CDS encoding DUF7674 family protein, whose translation is MKNQVNTIYKQAERFAEITKKAIITGNINRAKKCLAVAEQLFKTGSNDTKIAITNVYLLSIATFMEMKHCRISNLFPKSLQDEYIRQIHIAKM
- the kdpF gene encoding K(+)-transporting ATPase subunit F: MTTLFIIALIVFGYLVYVLIKPEKF
- the kdpA gene encoding potassium-transporting ATPase subunit KdpA, giving the protein MNTELFGVISIFIISIILAIPIGKYIAKVYLGDKTLFDPIFNPIEKLIFKISGINSTEEMNWKQHLKALLSVNMAWFFLCFFVLLFQGSMPLNPDNIPSMSPDLAFNTAISFVVNCNLQHYSGESGLSYLGQLMLMFLQFVSAATGMAAAAMVFIAMRERTTDKLGNFYNFFVKSCTRILLPLSAIVAVALLFSGTPMTFKGKDKIVTLQGDTVEVSRGPAAAFIGIKHIGTNGGGFFGVNSAHPLENPTYLTNAIELAAQLIIPFAMIFALGFYLKKRKFAYIIFGVMTLGFLLLVIPTVITELNGNPAIEKMGIAQTTGAMEGKEVRFGPAISGFWSIATTVISTGSVNSMHDSSMPMSGAMQLLAMMVNAFYGGCGVGWLNFYIFIILAVFISGLMVGRTPEFLGKKIEAREVKIAAFIAILHPLLILSGTALASYFAANDTAMGYWFSGNATGWLNNPGSHGFSEMLYEYTSSAANNGSGFEGLGDNNPFWNITTGIVLLLSRFIPIIGPIAIAGILANKKYIPESAGTLKTDTTIFGIMVFAVIAIIAALSFFPALALGPLAEYFSLK